A genome region from Natranaeroarchaeum sulfidigenes includes the following:
- the purM gene encoding phosphoribosylformylglycinamidine cyclo-ligase: MTDEERLTYSDAGVDIDESDAATAALLDAVGNVVDSEYAGLLDIGDQYLGLATDGVGTKLLVAEALEDYSTVGIDCIAMNANDLVAAGVDPVAFVDYLAVEEPSEEFSEQVGDGLAAGAEAAGLSLLGGETAVMPDVIRGLDLAGTCAGLVDKEQTFDGEAQPGDVLVGFPSSGIHSNGLTLARTAVTREYEYTDPFPPNPDRSIGEELLEPTRIYTYLLEPLREHDARAAAHVTGGGWTNLTRMGEHRYDITDPCPAHDIFEFVQELGNVADEEMHRTFNMGTGFVAAVPEKQADALADATDGQVIGTVKEGESVEVRGLSL, encoded by the coding sequence ATGACTGACGAGGAGCGACTCACCTACTCGGACGCGGGGGTAGACATCGACGAGAGCGATGCGGCGACTGCAGCACTGCTCGACGCGGTTGGTAACGTCGTCGACAGCGAGTACGCCGGACTGCTCGACATCGGCGATCAGTATCTTGGCCTCGCCACCGATGGCGTCGGGACCAAGCTGCTCGTCGCGGAGGCACTCGAAGATTACTCGACGGTCGGTATCGACTGTATCGCGATGAACGCCAACGATCTCGTCGCGGCGGGCGTCGATCCGGTCGCGTTCGTCGACTACCTCGCCGTCGAGGAGCCAAGCGAGGAGTTCTCCGAACAGGTCGGTGACGGGCTCGCAGCGGGTGCGGAGGCCGCCGGGCTCTCACTGCTCGGCGGCGAGACGGCGGTGATGCCCGACGTGATCCGTGGGCTGGACCTTGCGGGTACCTGCGCCGGACTCGTCGACAAGGAGCAGACGTTCGACGGGGAGGCACAGCCGGGCGACGTTCTCGTCGGTTTTCCCTCCAGCGGCATCCACTCGAACGGGTTGACGCTCGCCCGGACCGCAGTGACCCGCGAGTACGAGTACACTGATCCGTTCCCACCGAACCCGGACCGGTCGATCGGCGAGGAACTGCTCGAACCGACCCGGATCTATACGTATCTGCTCGAACCGCTTCGTGAACACGACGCCCGCGCGGCGGCCCACGTGACCGGGGGCGGCTGGACGAACCTCACCCGGATGGGCGAGCACCGCTACGACATCACCGACCCGTGTCCCGCCCACGACATCTTCGAGTTCGTGCAGGAGCTGGGTAACGTCGCGGACGAGGAGATGCATCGAACGTTCAACATGGGAACCGGCTTCGTCGCCGCCGTGCCCGAGAAGCAGGCAGACGCGCTCGCCGACGCGACCGATGGGCAAGTCATCGGGACGGTCAAAGAAGGTGAGAGCGTCGAAGTTCGTGGGCTCTCGCTGTAG
- a CDS encoding thiolase family protein, with product MDRVAVIGASMTQFGQRDAWIRELLAEAGEACLADAGVTPDDVEHLYVSNMASGEFEGQTGVPNALAHDLGAVPAYTQRVDQTSSSGGAGIYAAWQSVASGASDMTLLVGGEKMTHRTTAEATDVIASLTHPAEYKHGVTLPSFAGLTARRYLHEYDAPRESLAKVAVKNHKNGVDNPHAQFQKEVDLETVMDSPIIADPLRLYDFCPITDGSAALMLCPESVAAEYTDNYAVISGIGGATDTHVVHEREDPTVMGGVVDSGADAYEMAGIGPDDLDVAELHDMFTILEFLQMEGLGIAEQGEAWRAIEDGRTEKDGNLPVNTSGGLKSKGHPLGASGVAQGYEIYKQVIGDAGPRQVDADVGLACNVGGFGNCVITTIMEAGR from the coding sequence ATGGATCGCGTTGCAGTCATCGGCGCGTCGATGACACAGTTCGGGCAACGTGACGCCTGGATCCGCGAACTCCTCGCAGAGGCGGGTGAAGCCTGTCTCGCGGACGCCGGTGTCACACCCGACGACGTCGAACATCTGTACGTATCGAACATGGCCAGCGGTGAATTCGAGGGCCAGACGGGCGTTCCGAACGCCCTCGCTCACGACCTCGGAGCCGTCCCTGCCTACACCCAGCGGGTCGACCAGACCAGTTCTAGCGGCGGTGCAGGGATCTACGCCGCCTGGCAGTCCGTCGCCAGCGGAGCAAGCGACATGACGCTGCTCGTCGGTGGGGAGAAGATGACCCACCGCACCACCGCCGAAGCCACTGATGTGATCGCCTCCCTGACCCACCCCGCGGAGTACAAACACGGTGTCACGCTGCCCAGCTTTGCGGGACTGACCGCCAGACGCTATCTCCACGAGTACGACGCACCGCGAGAGAGCCTGGCGAAAGTCGCCGTCAAGAATCACAAAAACGGCGTCGATAATCCCCACGCACAGTTCCAGAAGGAAGTCGATCTGGAGACCGTGATGGACTCGCCGATCATCGCCGACCCGCTCCGGCTCTATGACTTCTGCCCGATCACCGATGGCAGCGCCGCGCTCATGCTCTGTCCCGAGTCCGTCGCCGCGGAATACACCGACAACTACGCGGTTATCTCGGGTATCGGCGGGGCGACCGACACGCACGTCGTCCACGAGCGCGAGGACCCCACTGTAATGGGTGGCGTCGTCGACAGTGGGGCGGACGCGTACGAGATGGCTGGTATCGGGCCGGATGATCTGGATGTCGCCGAACTCCATGACATGTTCACGATTCTGGAGTTCCTTCAGATGGAGGGGCTGGGGATCGCTGAACAGGGCGAAGCGTGGAGGGCCATTGAGGACGGCCGAACCGAGAAGGACGGCAACTTACCGGTCAACACCTCCGGTGGGCTCAAATCCAAGGGCCACCCGCTCGGCGCGAGCGGCGTCGCACAGGGCTACGAGATCTACAAACAGGTCATCGGCGACGCCGGGCCGCGACAGGTCGATGCTGACGTCGGCCTCGCCTGCAACGTCGGAGGCTTCGGCAACTGCGTCATCACCACGATCATGGAGGCAGGACGATGA
- a CDS encoding Zn-ribbon domain-containing OB-fold protein: MSDNEPELTAQRYEDGTVSYPGHPRGLSGAEPTETVDLTDRTAEVITWTTSTATPPGLREPNTLAIVEFDVDGESVRALGQIVDGADIEIGDTVEPVYADELREPGAGIREPDSQEWDGFRFEPI, translated from the coding sequence ATGAGCGACAACGAGCCAGAGCTGACAGCACAGCGCTACGAGGACGGCACCGTTTCGTACCCCGGACACCCGCGCGGGTTGAGCGGGGCCGAGCCGACGGAGACCGTCGACCTGACTGATCGGACTGCGGAAGTCATTACGTGGACGACCAGTACGGCGACACCACCCGGCCTTCGCGAACCGAACACGCTCGCAATTGTCGAGTTCGACGTGGACGGCGAGTCGGTGCGGGCGCTCGGACAGATCGTCGACGGCGCGGACATCGAGATCGGAGACACCGTCGAACCGGTCTATGCTGACGAACTTCGTGAACCGGGCGCAGGGATCCGCGAACCGGACAGTCAAGAGTGGGACGGCTTCCGGTTCGAGCCGATCTGA
- a CDS encoding tyrosine-type recombinase/integrase, protein MNLDDYPVVTEPSEAFLNQRQLLDYRSEREECLRWLLAYGKEPKKAKGYAKGTVKPRSYRIDRFYRFVWEREEGYTVNLAHDHADAWMDHLAHRDVSATHKVNCQKSLKMLYKWLHHERNLGKWNPEITFSADNSSNPRDFLTKEERSAIRDAALECGSIPSYNNLTPTERDRWKQHLAQRFEKPKSEVTPADWDRANGWKIPSLVWVSLDTGLRPTEVERSTMDWVDTDNSVLRIPKEDSAKNTDNWRVGLRDRTAEILQNWCEERVAYPEYDDTDAIWLTREQNPWSVSSLRGLLHRLCEIADIETANRQMSWYAIRHSVGTYMTREEDLAAAQAQLRHKSPETTMKYDQTPVEDRRDALDRMG, encoded by the coding sequence ATGAACCTTGACGATTACCCGGTTGTCACCGAGCCATCTGAGGCATTTTTGAACCAACGACAACTCTTGGATTACCGCTCCGAACGGGAGGAGTGTCTTCGGTGGCTTCTGGCATACGGGAAAGAGCCCAAGAAAGCAAAGGGCTATGCAAAAGGCACGGTCAAACCTCGATCGTATCGTATTGATAGGTTCTACAGGTTCGTCTGGGAGCGTGAAGAGGGATACACAGTGAACCTTGCACATGATCACGCTGATGCGTGGATGGACCACCTCGCTCACCGTGACGTGAGTGCCACACACAAGGTCAACTGCCAGAAGTCACTCAAGATGCTTTACAAATGGCTGCACCACGAGCGAAACCTTGGTAAATGGAATCCCGAGATCACTTTTTCAGCAGATAACAGCTCAAACCCCCGTGACTTCTTGACCAAAGAAGAGCGGAGCGCCATCCGTGATGCCGCTCTTGAATGCGGATCGATTCCGAGCTACAACAATTTGACCCCCACCGAACGCGATCGGTGGAAACAACATCTCGCCCAGCGATTCGAGAAGCCAAAGTCCGAGGTCACTCCTGCGGATTGGGATCGTGCTAACGGCTGGAAGATCCCGTCACTCGTGTGGGTTTCTCTGGATACCGGCTTGCGGCCAACCGAAGTCGAACGCTCAACGATGGATTGGGTAGATACAGACAACAGCGTCCTCCGGATCCCAAAGGAGGACAGTGCGAAAAATACGGACAACTGGAGAGTTGGCCTCCGGGACCGGACCGCTGAGATACTGCAGAACTGGTGTGAAGAGAGGGTGGCGTACCCCGAGTACGATGATACGGATGCGATTTGGTTAACACGAGAGCAGAACCCCTGGTCCGTTTCGTCGCTTCGTGGCCTGCTGCACAGGCTCTGCGAGATAGCTGATATTGAGACGGCAAATCGGCAGATGAGTTGGTACGCCATCCGGCATTCAGTCGGCACCTATATGACCCGAGAAGAGGATCTTGCGGCGGCCCAGGCACAACTTCGACATAAGTCTCCAGAGACGACGATGAAGTACGACCAGACCCCAGTTGAAGATAGACGGGACGCGTTAGATCGTATGGGGTAA